A single window of Streptomyces aquilus DNA harbors:
- a CDS encoding SGNH/GDSL hydrolase family protein, producing the protein MRKPWIVGLVLAGVLLGACSDPESGPEAAPPSPAVGTTHQRAAASPSAPAKAPKVLYLGDSLAMEAQKVLGQELRRDLRADYTSRPYSGTTVCDYLEGTGAKSLVPDGDKAAALVRSLHPDFVVLQFWGNAWGYTWCMDGITHADDPTTYFKRYRADMARLTEQIAAAGGAARPRIVWVAQGPDPITPDRVRRVNELYEQQAAASGDVVADAGARVSAAGARYTWTQYLPCDAYEHEHPAYCTQPGRDRTALHLDRDYLHFCLAPTTSTPKPCPVRSPGILRIAREITRVIGRAAAG; encoded by the coding sequence ATGCGCAAGCCGTGGATCGTGGGATTGGTGCTGGCCGGAGTGCTGCTCGGCGCGTGCTCGGACCCGGAGTCCGGGCCGGAGGCGGCTCCGCCGTCGCCGGCCGTCGGCACCACGCACCAGCGTGCCGCCGCCAGCCCGAGCGCCCCGGCCAAGGCACCGAAGGTGCTCTACCTCGGGGACTCCCTGGCGATGGAGGCGCAGAAGGTGCTCGGCCAGGAGCTGCGCCGCGATCTGCGCGCCGACTACACCAGCAGGCCGTACTCGGGCACGACGGTCTGCGACTACCTGGAGGGCACCGGCGCGAAGTCCCTCGTACCGGACGGCGACAAGGCGGCCGCGCTCGTGCGGTCGCTGCACCCGGACTTCGTGGTGTTGCAGTTCTGGGGCAACGCGTGGGGCTACACGTGGTGCATGGACGGCATCACCCACGCCGACGACCCGACGACGTACTTCAAGCGGTACCGGGCCGACATGGCCCGGCTGACCGAGCAGATCGCCGCCGCGGGCGGTGCCGCGCGGCCGCGGATCGTGTGGGTGGCGCAGGGCCCGGACCCGATCACCCCCGACCGGGTCCGGCGCGTCAACGAGCTGTACGAGCAGCAGGCCGCCGCGTCCGGGGACGTCGTCGCGGACGCCGGGGCCCGGGTGAGCGCGGCCGGGGCCCGCTACACCTGGACGCAGTACCTGCCGTGCGACGCCTACGAGCACGAGCACCCCGCCTACTGCACCCAGCCGGGCCGGGACCGGACCGCCCTGCACCTCGACAGGGACTACCTGCACTTCTGCCTGGCGCCCACGACGTCCACGCCGAAGCCCTGTCCGGTCCGCTCGCCCGGCATCTTGCGGATCGCCCGGGAGATCACCCGCGTGATCGGCCGGGCCGCCGCCGGCTGA
- a CDS encoding VOC family protein gives MATDGFTTCLWFDGNAEEAAHHYVSIFKNSSIGSVARVNEGGIGEPGSVMAVDFTANGHKFVALNGGPQFKFTEAISFQLFCESQEEIDYYWAKLTENGGEPGPCGWLKDKYGVSWQVIPDNLIAMVSDPDPEKAVRVTKAFMAMSKFDKAELERVYAGE, from the coding sequence ATGGCGACCGACGGTTTCACCACGTGTCTCTGGTTCGACGGCAATGCCGAGGAAGCCGCGCACCACTACGTCTCGATCTTCAAGAACTCCAGCATCGGCTCCGTCGCCCGGGTCAACGAGGGCGGCATCGGCGAGCCCGGCTCGGTGATGGCCGTGGACTTCACGGCCAACGGGCACAAGTTCGTCGCCCTGAACGGCGGACCGCAGTTCAAGTTCACCGAGGCGATCTCCTTCCAGCTCTTCTGCGAGAGCCAGGAGGAGATCGACTACTACTGGGCCAAGCTCACCGAGAACGGCGGCGAGCCCGGCCCCTGTGGCTGGCTCAAGGACAAGTACGGCGTGTCCTGGCAGGTCATCCCGGACAACCTGATCGCCATGGTCAGCGACCCGGACCCGGAGAAGGCGGTCCGGGTGACGAAGGCGTTCATGGCGATGAGCAAGTTCGACAAGGCCGAGCTGGAGCGGGTCTACGCCGGCGAGTGA
- a CDS encoding epoxide hydrolase family protein: MTSAPTESSADTIRPYRIDIPQSDLDDLHARLDRARWPDDLSATGWAYGVPADYLRDLVHHWRHSYDWRAAEAELNEWPQFTTVIDGTTVHFAHVRSPEPNATPLVVTHGWPGSIVEFLDVVGPLTDPAAHGGDPADAFHVVVPSIPGFGLSGPPADTGWDVGRIARAWAELMRRLGYERFGAQGGDWGSAISRALGRVCPDRVVGVHLNLVIGAQATQEPTEDELAALPPDERERTLKSWHRWSARSREGTGYIALQSTRPQTLAYALTDSPVGQLAWIVEKFQEWTDSEQYPEEAVDRDRLLTNVMLYWLTGTAGSAARLYYEQAHPRGEQPTRPTEPSTAPTAVAVFPAEISIPLRRNAERTDTIVRWTELDRGGHFAAMEEPDLLVEDVRAFFRQLREKG; encoded by the coding sequence ATGACGTCAGCTCCCACGGAAAGCAGCGCGGACACGATCCGCCCCTACCGCATCGACATCCCGCAGAGCGACCTCGACGACCTCCACGCCCGCCTCGACCGCGCCCGCTGGCCCGACGACCTGTCGGCGACCGGCTGGGCCTACGGCGTACCGGCGGACTATCTGCGCGACCTCGTCCACCACTGGCGGCACTCCTACGACTGGCGGGCCGCCGAGGCGGAGCTCAACGAGTGGCCCCAGTTCACGACCGTCATCGACGGCACGACCGTGCACTTCGCCCACGTCCGCTCCCCCGAGCCGAACGCCACCCCGCTGGTCGTCACCCACGGCTGGCCGGGTTCGATCGTCGAATTCCTCGATGTGGTCGGGCCGTTGACCGATCCGGCGGCCCACGGCGGCGATCCGGCCGACGCCTTCCATGTCGTCGTACCGAGCATTCCCGGCTTCGGACTGTCCGGACCGCCCGCGGACACCGGCTGGGACGTCGGACGGATCGCCCGGGCCTGGGCCGAGCTGATGCGGCGGCTGGGCTACGAGCGGTTCGGCGCGCAGGGCGGCGACTGGGGCTCGGCGATCTCCCGTGCGCTGGGCCGGGTGTGCCCCGACCGGGTCGTCGGCGTCCACCTCAACCTGGTGATCGGCGCACAGGCCACACAGGAGCCGACCGAGGACGAACTCGCCGCGCTCCCTCCCGACGAGCGGGAGCGCACGCTCAAGTCGTGGCACCGGTGGAGCGCCCGGTCGCGCGAGGGGACGGGGTACATCGCCCTGCAGTCCACCCGGCCGCAGACCCTCGCCTACGCCCTGACGGACTCACCGGTCGGCCAACTCGCCTGGATCGTCGAGAAGTTCCAGGAGTGGACGGACTCGGAGCAGTACCCGGAGGAAGCCGTCGACCGGGACCGGCTGCTGACCAACGTGATGCTGTACTGGCTGACCGGGACGGCCGGTTCGGCCGCCCGCCTGTACTACGAGCAGGCCCACCCCCGGGGCGAGCAGCCGACCCGGCCCACCGAGCCCTCGACCGCCCCCACGGCGGTGGCCGTCTTCCCGGCCGAGATCTCGATCCCGCTGCGGCGCAACGCGGAGCGCACCGACACGATCGTGCGCTGGACGGAACTCGACCGCGGCGGGCACTTCGCGGCGATGGAGGAGCCGGATCTGCTGGTCGAGGACGTCCGGGCGTTCTTCCGGCAACTGCGCGAAAAGGGCTGA
- a CDS encoding ClpP family protease → MTPLTPLLPRAEEGDTPPSRFDDDLAAQLLGQRIVLLGTQVDEVSANRVCSQLLILSAEDPRTDISLYINSPGGSVYAGLAIYDTMRLIPNDVSTLAMGFAASMGQFLLCAGAPGKRYALPNARIMMHQGSAGIGGTTADIEIQAENLDHSKRTMERLLAENTGQTPETIARDGDRDRWFTAEEAREYGMVDRVLESLADVRPAASKRRMGL, encoded by the coding sequence ATGACTCCACTCACCCCACTCCTGCCACGGGCCGAGGAGGGCGACACCCCGCCCTCCCGGTTCGACGACGACCTGGCCGCCCAGTTGCTCGGGCAGCGGATCGTCCTGCTGGGCACGCAGGTCGACGAGGTCTCCGCGAACCGCGTCTGCTCGCAGCTGCTGATCCTCTCCGCGGAGGACCCGCGCACCGACATCAGCCTGTACATCAACAGCCCGGGCGGCTCGGTGTACGCGGGCCTCGCCATCTACGACACGATGCGGCTCATCCCGAACGACGTGTCCACCCTCGCCATGGGGTTCGCGGCCAGCATGGGGCAGTTCCTGCTCTGCGCCGGCGCGCCGGGCAAGCGGTACGCCCTGCCCAACGCGCGGATCATGATGCACCAGGGCTCGGCGGGCATCGGCGGCACCACGGCCGACATCGAGATCCAGGCGGAGAACCTGGACCACAGCAAGCGGACCATGGAGCGGCTGCTGGCCGAGAACACGGGCCAGACGCCGGAGACCATCGCCCGCGACGGTGACCGGGACCGCTGGTTCACGGCCGAGGAGGCCAGGGAGTACGGCATGGTGGACCGGGTCCTGGAGTCCCTCGCGGACGTCCGCCCGGCCGCCTCGAAGCGACGGATGGGGCTGTGA
- a CDS encoding ClpP family protease, with amino-acid sequence MANYTIPYVVERTAQGERTSDVFSRLLSERIIFLGTEIDDGVANVVIAQLLHLESSAPDHEISIYINSPGGSFTSLMAIYDAMTYVQTPISTVCVGQAASTAAVLLAGGDPGRRIVLEHARVLLGQPASGGSRGSISDLALQAKEMIRIRAQVEEVLARHTHHDIATLRADMDRDKVFTAQEAVAYGLADEVLSRRLVTV; translated from the coding sequence ATGGCGAACTACACGATTCCGTACGTCGTCGAGCGCACCGCGCAGGGTGAGCGCACCTCCGATGTGTTCAGCCGGCTGCTGTCGGAGCGGATCATCTTCCTCGGCACCGAGATCGACGACGGCGTGGCCAACGTCGTCATCGCGCAACTCCTCCATCTGGAGTCCTCGGCGCCGGACCACGAGATCTCGATCTACATCAACTCCCCCGGCGGCTCGTTCACTTCACTCATGGCGATCTACGACGCGATGACGTACGTGCAGACGCCGATCTCGACGGTCTGCGTCGGCCAGGCGGCCTCCACGGCGGCCGTGCTGCTCGCGGGCGGGGACCCCGGGCGGCGGATCGTGCTGGAGCACGCGCGCGTGCTGCTCGGCCAGCCGGCCAGCGGCGGCAGCCGGGGCAGCATCTCCGACCTCGCGCTCCAGGCCAAGGAGATGATCCGGATCCGTGCGCAGGTGGAGGAGGTGCTGGCCCGGCACACCCACCACGACATCGCCACCCTGCGCGCCGACATGGACCGCGACAAGGTCTTCACCGCGCAGGAGGCCGTGGCGTACGGGCTGGCGGACGAGGTGCTCAGCCGGCGCCTCGTGACGGTGTGA
- a CDS encoding helix-turn-helix domain-containing protein, translating into MADRAAPVRAAPVRPVANRPVADRPAGSPPPKEPLWRDLVGDVLRRERLAQERTLKDVADAARISMPYLSEVERGRKEASSEVLAAAAQALGLGLGDLLARAQGELIRLTSRTSTGTRRTTTSSYDGLCLAA; encoded by the coding sequence CTGGCCGACCGCGCCGCGCCCGTCCGCGCCGCGCCCGTCCGCCCCGTCGCCAATCGCCCCGTCGCGGATCGCCCCGCCGGCTCGCCGCCCCCCAAGGAACCCCTGTGGCGGGACCTCGTCGGTGACGTGCTGCGGCGTGAACGGCTGGCCCAGGAGCGGACGTTGAAGGACGTCGCCGACGCCGCGCGGATCTCCATGCCCTACCTCTCCGAGGTGGAGCGGGGCCGCAAGGAAGCCTCCTCGGAGGTCCTCGCGGCCGCCGCCCAGGCCCTCGGCCTCGGACTCGGTGACCTGCTCGCGCGCGCCCAGGGCGAGCTGATCCGGCTCACCAGCCGGACGTCCACCGGAACCCGCCGGACGACGACCTCGTCGTACGACGGCCTCTGCCTGGCCGCCTGA
- a CDS encoding class I SAM-dependent methyltransferase — MALRETFNEDAKLYDRARPTYPPGLVAQLARAAGLGPGRRVLEVAPGTGQLTLPLAEFGGEVTAVELGPDMAAAARRRLRAFPHVSVEVADFDEWPLPAEPFDLMVCATAWHWLDPDTRAEKAADALAPGGLLGVVVTDHVAGGTTEFFHRSQRCYQRWDPATPPGLLLREAAEIPTRAEEFERCPRFENVAVTRYFQEITYTTDAYLDVLLTYSNHRALDAARREGLLGCIRELIDSGYGGRVTKRYLHELITATRTESSRVDL; from the coding sequence ATGGCGCTGCGGGAGACGTTCAACGAGGACGCGAAACTGTACGACCGGGCCCGGCCCACGTATCCGCCCGGCCTGGTCGCCCAGTTGGCCCGCGCGGCCGGTCTGGGGCCCGGGCGCCGCGTCCTGGAGGTGGCGCCGGGTACCGGTCAACTCACCCTGCCGCTGGCGGAGTTCGGGGGTGAGGTCACGGCGGTGGAGCTGGGCCCCGACATGGCCGCCGCGGCCCGAAGGCGGCTGCGGGCGTTTCCTCATGTGTCCGTGGAGGTCGCGGACTTCGACGAGTGGCCCCTGCCGGCCGAGCCCTTCGACCTCATGGTGTGCGCGACCGCCTGGCACTGGCTCGACCCGGACACGCGGGCGGAGAAGGCCGCGGACGCGCTGGCGCCCGGCGGCCTGCTCGGCGTCGTCGTCACGGACCATGTGGCGGGCGGCACCACGGAGTTCTTCCACCGGTCCCAGCGGTGCTACCAGCGCTGGGACCCGGCCACGCCGCCCGGTCTGCTGCTGAGGGAGGCGGCCGAGATCCCCACGCGGGCCGAGGAGTTCGAGCGCTGCCCGCGCTTCGAGAACGTCGCGGTGACCCGGTACTTCCAGGAGATCACGTACACCACCGACGCGTACCTGGACGTGCTGCTCACCTACTCGAACCACCGGGCGCTGGACGCCGCGCGCCGCGAGGGCCTGCTGGGCTGCATCCGGGAGCTGATCGACTCCGGTTACGGCGGCCGGGTCACCAAGCGCTATCTCCACGAGCTGATCACGGCCACGCGCACCGAATCTTCACGAGTGGATCTGTGA
- a CDS encoding RNA polymerase sigma factor SigF, which translates to MDTAVTGSEAQLVERTAGTSTGDGPLPGVVDPRSVAPRDARALSRQFFQRLTELEEGTHEYQYARNTLIEMNMSLVRFAAGRFRGRGDDMEDIVQTGMIGLIKAIDRFELTREVEFTSFALPYIVGEIKRFFRDTTWAVHVPRRLQELRVELAKAREELASRLDREPTVAELATLMNISEDEVIEGQIASNGYNSASLDAALTGDGPEHGESVLADFIGVEEDGLRLVEDFQSLAPLMAELSDRDRQIIHLRFVEEATQAEIGEQLGCSQMHVSRLIKRIIARLRQGMLGELGCA; encoded by the coding sequence ATGGACACCGCCGTGACCGGGTCGGAGGCACAGCTCGTCGAGAGGACCGCCGGGACCAGCACGGGTGACGGACCGCTGCCAGGAGTCGTGGACCCGCGGAGTGTCGCTCCGCGTGACGCGCGGGCGCTGTCCCGCCAGTTCTTCCAGCGCCTGACCGAGCTCGAGGAAGGCACACACGAGTACCAGTACGCGCGCAACACGCTGATCGAGATGAACATGTCCCTCGTGCGGTTCGCCGCCGGCCGGTTCCGCGGTCGCGGCGACGACATGGAGGACATCGTGCAGACCGGCATGATCGGCCTGATCAAGGCCATCGACCGGTTCGAACTCACGCGCGAGGTCGAGTTCACGTCCTTCGCGCTGCCGTACATAGTCGGCGAGATCAAGCGGTTCTTCCGGGACACCACCTGGGCGGTGCACGTCCCGCGGCGGCTACAGGAGCTGCGGGTGGAGCTGGCCAAGGCGCGCGAGGAGCTGGCCAGCCGGCTGGACCGGGAGCCGACCGTGGCCGAGCTCGCCACGTTGATGAACATCTCCGAGGACGAGGTCATCGAGGGCCAGATCGCGTCCAACGGCTACAACTCCGCCTCGCTGGACGCCGCCCTCACCGGCGACGGGCCCGAGCACGGCGAGTCGGTGCTCGCCGACTTCATCGGCGTCGAGGAGGACGGGCTGCGGCTGGTCGAGGACTTCCAGTCGCTCGCGCCGCTGATGGCCGAGCTCAGCGACCGTGACCGGCAGATCATCCATCTGCGGTTCGTGGAGGAGGCCACCCAGGCGGAGATCGGCGAGCAGCTGGGCTGTTCGCAGATGCATGTGTCCCGGCTGATCAAGCGGATCATCGCGCGGTTGCGCCAAGGCATGCTGGGCGAGCTGGGCTGCGCCTGA
- a CDS encoding ATP-binding protein has protein sequence MIEHLDGAVIPTGFDVPVDPLRRAAHYTGEPGCIAEARHFAAHFLEQLRTEWCAEIGARADDEVLLVVSELVTNADRHSNGPYILDLEGTDAAVTVSVYDSSAALPLRFPKDPERVGRHGLEIVHALAAEVTAERVPVGKRVTATLRLGEG, from the coding sequence ATGATCGAGCACCTGGACGGGGCAGTGATACCGACTGGTTTCGATGTGCCCGTCGACCCACTCCGGCGGGCGGCCCACTACACGGGCGAACCGGGCTGTATCGCCGAGGCCCGGCACTTCGCAGCGCACTTCCTCGAGCAGCTCAGGACCGAGTGGTGCGCCGAGATCGGCGCCCGGGCCGACGACGAGGTGCTCCTGGTGGTGAGCGAGCTGGTCACCAACGCCGACCGGCACAGCAACGGGCCGTACATCCTGGACCTGGAGGGCACGGACGCCGCCGTGACCGTGTCCGTCTACGACAGCAGCGCCGCGCTGCCCCTGCGTTTCCCGAAGGACCCGGAGCGGGTCGGCCGGCACGGCCTGGAGATCGTGCACGCGCTGGCGGCCGAGGTCACCGCCGAGCGGGTACCGGTCGGCAAACGGGTCACCGCGACCCTGAGACTCGGCGAGGGGTGA
- a CDS encoding DUF6777 domain-containing protein — MSAEPPSSGRPTGPPSGPLSGPSQPPSGPPSQPPGSSGGAPPQPPGSSGGTPSPEPHRPWWRSVPRVAVLATAVVAAVVLALVFSRSDGGGGGTAKGGEVFLQAASKTGPEPFTESTANDSSAPPVSASPATGSAATNAVRGVDGGAPGLYGGTRNVSSCDVEAQIKALQAAPAKNNAFASVAGVQPSGVPAYLRALTPVQLRMDTRVTNHGYRDGAATSYQAVLQAGTAVLVDSHGVPRVRCACGNPLTPPVAQQTTPKQTGDRWASYRPSNVVVVAPSVTVINVFVIYDPDDDAWIARHRGDTGGKDQHTHPPVNPSPSVSVTTPTAPTTPTSPPTSPSSPAPCLSTATGTPTGPATGTPTGSATPCPPTSVTPSSPTPSSESPAPETTQQDTPDEQSSPDTSAPQPPLASDTTTASASTHLSPLTSPAM; from the coding sequence GTGAGCGCCGAACCTCCGTCCTCCGGCCGGCCCACCGGACCGCCCTCAGGTCCGCTGTCGGGTCCCTCCCAGCCGCCCTCGGGGCCGCCCTCGCAGCCACCGGGCAGCAGCGGTGGTGCCCCGCCGCAGCCACCGGGCAGCAGCGGCGGGACACCCTCGCCGGAACCCCACCGCCCCTGGTGGCGGTCCGTGCCGAGGGTCGCCGTCCTCGCCACCGCGGTCGTGGCCGCCGTGGTGCTGGCGCTCGTCTTCAGCCGCTCCGACGGCGGGGGCGGCGGCACCGCCAAGGGCGGCGAGGTCTTCCTCCAGGCCGCCTCCAAGACCGGCCCCGAGCCCTTCACCGAGTCCACCGCGAACGACAGCTCCGCCCCGCCCGTCTCCGCCTCCCCGGCGACCGGGTCGGCCGCGACCAACGCGGTACGGGGCGTCGACGGCGGCGCGCCGGGCCTCTACGGCGGCACCCGCAACGTCTCCAGCTGTGACGTGGAGGCCCAGATCAAGGCCCTCCAGGCGGCCCCGGCGAAGAACAACGCCTTCGCGTCCGTCGCCGGCGTCCAGCCGTCCGGCGTGCCCGCCTACCTGCGCGCGCTCACCCCCGTGCAGCTGCGCATGGACACCCGCGTCACCAACCACGGCTACCGCGACGGCGCCGCCACCAGCTACCAGGCCGTCCTCCAGGCCGGCACCGCCGTCCTCGTCGACAGCCACGGCGTGCCCCGCGTCCGCTGCGCCTGCGGCAACCCGCTCACCCCGCCGGTCGCCCAGCAGACCACCCCGAAGCAGACCGGCGACCGATGGGCGTCGTACCGGCCCTCGAACGTCGTGGTCGTCGCGCCCTCGGTGACCGTCATCAACGTCTTCGTGATCTACGACCCGGACGACGACGCGTGGATCGCCCGCCACCGCGGCGACACCGGAGGCAAGGACCAGCACACCCACCCGCCGGTGAACCCCTCGCCGTCCGTGAGCGTGACGACGCCGACGGCCCCCACGACACCGACGTCGCCGCCCACGTCCCCGTCCTCCCCGGCGCCGTGCCTCTCCACGGCCACCGGCACGCCCACCGGCCCCGCGACCGGCACGCCCACCGGCTCGGCGACGCCCTGCCCGCCGACGTCGGTGACCCCGTCCTCGCCCACCCCGAGCTCCGAGTCGCCGGCGCCCGAGACGACACAGCAGGACACGCCGGACGAGCAGTCCTCGCCCGACACCTCCGCGCCGCAGCCGCCGCTCGCGTCCGACACCACGACCGCTTCGGCGTCCACGCACCTCTCGCCCCTGACGTCACCGGCCATGTGA
- a CDS encoding streptophobe family protein produces the protein MSPRTRSDQAVAPHGWVQAAVTVLSGLLVMGVTAALGLWAAGATDLPDGAFPRVVAATVVTAVGGTIELSGNAGGLADTQAGLTVIPLSVTLAGALVVAAAFLRPLRHRAVASATELAGWAARVAVLWLLGLIALALGARQTFTLSLGESALSDLGDLFGVTPEVGFKTDLPLTLLFGLLWLAGVLALALLVSRGAPLPGRLLRFQASVRPAAYAMVVLLLAYVALGIVVALVVAVTRGHAVETLAVILLGLPNLVWLALTLGLGATWNGRVEGPFGLPMPHVLDEVLRSKDTATLNLSTLADHDGRVWWLLVVDAVLLLAAAFVMAARSPARMRAWQHALHLAVALALTVLMICLLGRITAHYGLSVLGIGDLGGDLGGELFLEPEVWSAVGLGALWGLAAGFLGGLLARPVRRRGATDPASRP, from the coding sequence GTGAGCCCGAGAACCCGCTCCGACCAGGCCGTTGCCCCGCACGGCTGGGTACAGGCCGCCGTCACCGTGCTGTCCGGACTGCTCGTCATGGGCGTGACCGCGGCCCTGGGGCTGTGGGCGGCCGGGGCGACGGACCTTCCGGACGGGGCGTTCCCCCGGGTCGTCGCGGCGACGGTCGTCACCGCGGTGGGCGGCACGATCGAACTCTCCGGGAACGCCGGCGGTCTCGCCGACACCCAGGCGGGTCTGACGGTCATCCCGCTGTCCGTCACGCTGGCCGGTGCCCTCGTCGTCGCGGCCGCCTTTCTCCGGCCGTTGCGGCACCGCGCCGTCGCGAGCGCCACGGAGCTGGCGGGCTGGGCGGCGCGGGTCGCCGTGCTGTGGCTGCTCGGCCTGATCGCCCTCGCCCTGGGGGCCCGCCAGACCTTCACGCTCTCCCTCGGCGAGAGCGCGCTCTCCGACCTCGGCGACCTGTTCGGGGTGACCCCGGAGGTCGGCTTCAAGACGGACCTCCCGCTGACGCTGCTGTTCGGCCTGCTCTGGCTGGCCGGGGTGCTGGCGCTGGCGCTGCTGGTCTCGCGCGGGGCGCCGCTGCCGGGCCGGCTGCTGCGCTTTCAGGCGTCGGTGCGGCCGGCGGCGTACGCGATGGTCGTGCTCCTGCTCGCCTATGTGGCCCTCGGCATCGTGGTCGCCCTGGTCGTGGCGGTGACGCGCGGTCACGCGGTGGAGACCCTGGCCGTGATCCTTCTCGGCCTGCCGAACCTGGTCTGGCTGGCATTGACGCTGGGCCTCGGCGCCACCTGGAACGGCCGGGTGGAGGGCCCGTTCGGGCTGCCGATGCCGCACGTCCTCGACGAGGTGCTGCGCTCGAAGGACACCGCCACGCTGAATCTGTCGACCCTCGCCGACCACGACGGCAGGGTGTGGTGGCTGCTGGTCGTCGACGCGGTGCTGCTGCTCGCCGCCGCGTTCGTGATGGCGGCCCGCTCCCCCGCCCGGATGCGCGCCTGGCAGCACGCCCTGCACCTGGCGGTCGCCCTCGCTCTGACCGTCCTGATGATCTGCCTGCTCGGCCGCATCACCGCCCACTACGGCCTGTCGGTCCTCGGCATCGGCGACCTCGGCGGCGACCTGGGTGGGGAGCTGTTCCTCGAACCCGAGGTGTGGTCGGCCGTCGGGCTGGGCGCGCTGTGGGGTCTGGCCGCGGGCTTCCTGGGCGGGTTGCTGGCGCGGCCGGTGCGGCGGCGGGGCGCGACGGACCCGGCTAGCCGCCCCTGA
- a CDS encoding serine/threonine-protein kinase, with protein MARDTSLFSGRPSELIGRQIAGYRIEREIGRGGMAVVYRAHDLRLDRTVALKLLAPELARNDTFRRRFTHESRAAAAIDHPHIVPVFEAGETDGVLYIAMRYVEGSDLRHLLDRRGPLAPGPALRIAAQIASALDAAHDHGLVHRDVKPGNILIARGTDSDHPEHAYLTDFGLTKKSLSLTGFTTVGQFVGTLDYVAPEQISGKPVDGRCDVYGFACVVYEALAGHPPFRRDDDMALLWAHQYDEPPPLTESRPDLPPAADTVLATSLAKSPDDRYGTCLTFVSALRTAMTGDRPAGHAPTQVAVRVANSAVAGPKQPPPWAQPVFRGG; from the coding sequence ATGGCCCGTGACACCAGCCTCTTCTCCGGCCGGCCCTCCGAGCTGATCGGCCGGCAGATCGCCGGCTACCGCATCGAGCGCGAGATCGGCCGCGGCGGCATGGCCGTCGTCTACCGCGCCCACGACCTGCGCCTGGACCGCACGGTCGCCCTCAAGCTCCTCGCCCCCGAACTCGCCCGCAACGACACCTTCCGCCGCCGCTTCACCCACGAGTCGCGGGCCGCCGCCGCGATCGACCACCCGCACATCGTCCCCGTCTTCGAGGCGGGCGAGACGGACGGCGTCCTCTACATCGCCATGCGCTACGTCGAGGGCAGCGACCTGCGCCATCTCCTGGACCGCCGGGGCCCGTTGGCGCCCGGACCCGCGCTGCGGATCGCCGCCCAGATCGCCTCCGCGCTGGACGCGGCGCACGACCACGGGCTGGTCCACCGGGACGTGAAACCCGGCAACATCCTGATCGCCCGCGGCACCGACAGCGACCACCCCGAGCACGCCTACCTCACCGACTTCGGCCTGACGAAGAAGTCCCTGTCCCTGACCGGCTTCACCACGGTCGGCCAGTTCGTCGGCACGCTCGACTACGTGGCCCCCGAGCAGATCTCCGGCAAGCCCGTCGACGGCCGCTGCGACGTCTACGGCTTCGCCTGCGTCGTCTACGAGGCCCTCGCGGGCCACCCGCCGTTCCGCCGCGACGACGACATGGCCCTGCTCTGGGCCCACCAGTACGACGAACCGCCCCCGCTGACCGAGTCCCGCCCCGACCTCCCGCCGGCGGCCGACACCGTCCTCGCCACGTCCCTCGCGAAGAGCCCGGACGACCGCTACGGCACCTGCCTCACCTTCGTCTCCGCCCTGCGCACGGCCATGACCGGCGACCGGCCGGCCGGCCACGCACCGACGCAGGTGGCCGTGCGGGTCGCGAACTCCGCGGTGGCCGGCCCGAAACAGCCGCCGCCGTGGGCGCAACCCGTCTTCAGGGGCGGCTAG